Proteins from a single region of Desulfobacter postgatei 2ac9:
- a CDS encoding sigma-54-dependent transcriptional regulator — MSDKTVLVVDDDTAHATMLRTLMKGWGYAVQVAPDGDDGVDAVTNSPFGLVLMDMKMVKMSGMDALAKIHAFNPALPVIIMTAYSSVDTAVRALKIGAYDYLTKPLDFDKLKLTVDRVFERLYLKNENQDLKKQLETSTFHHDILGKSPVMKALLDTIHMVAPTDANVLVTGESGTGKELVAAALHNNSMRRQHPYIRINCAAITETLLESELFGHERGAFTGADKKRKGKFLLADKGSILLDEIGEMSLAMQAKLLRVIQEKEIAPVGSEQSLAVDVRVIAATNRDLKEMSAKKTFREDLYYRLNVVHIDIPPLRRRPEDIPELAIHFLDEFARKNRRDIKGFSPNAMDTLIRYEWPGNVRELMNAVERGVVMARTDYLCRPDLSFISDEEAEPARNAELNLENIALAKVEERAILSTLAAAGGNKSEAARRLGITRKTLLKKLKLYGDDAD, encoded by the coding sequence ATGAGTGACAAGACCGTGCTGGTGGTGGATGATGATACAGCCCATGCCACCATGCTTAGAACCCTGATGAAAGGGTGGGGATATGCCGTTCAGGTTGCCCCGGACGGAGATGACGGTGTGGACGCGGTGACAAACAGCCCCTTTGGCCTGGTGCTCATGGATATGAAAATGGTGAAAATGTCCGGCATGGACGCTCTGGCCAAAATTCATGCCTTTAACCCGGCCCTTCCTGTGATCATCATGACCGCCTATTCCTCGGTGGATACGGCCGTCCGGGCGCTGAAAATCGGGGCCTATGATTACCTGACCAAACCCCTTGATTTTGACAAGCTTAAACTCACCGTGGATCGGGTGTTTGAGCGCCTTTACCTGAAAAACGAAAATCAGGACCTGAAAAAACAGTTGGAAACCAGCACCTTTCACCACGATATCCTGGGCAAAAGCCCTGTCATGAAAGCACTGCTGGATACCATACACATGGTGGCCCCCACCGATGCCAATGTGCTTGTCACAGGGGAATCCGGCACAGGAAAGGAACTTGTGGCTGCCGCCCTTCACAACAACAGCATGAGAAGGCAGCACCCCTACATCCGGATCAACTGTGCAGCCATCACCGAAACCCTTTTGGAATCAGAACTGTTCGGCCATGAACGGGGCGCATTCACCGGGGCCGATAAAAAACGCAAGGGCAAGTTTCTTTTGGCGGACAAAGGCAGTATTCTGCTCGATGAGATCGGTGAGATGAGCCTTGCCATGCAGGCAAAGCTGCTGCGGGTCATCCAGGAAAAAGAGATTGCCCCCGTGGGCTCGGAACAAAGCCTTGCCGTGGATGTGAGGGTGATTGCCGCCACCAACAGGGATTTAAAAGAGATGTCCGCAAAAAAAACGTTCAGGGAAGATCTTTATTACCGGCTTAATGTGGTACACATTGATATTCCGCCGTTGCGTCGGCGCCCCGAGGATATCCCGGAACTTGCCATCCACTTCCTCGATGAGTTTGCCCGGAAAAACCGCAGGGACATCAAGGGATTCTCTCCCAATGCCATGGATACCCTGATACGGTATGAGTGGCCCGGCAATGTCCGGGAACTGATGAACGCCGTGGAACGCGGCGTGGTCATGGCCAGAACCGACTACCTTTGCAGGCCTGACCTCTCCTTTATTTCAGATGAGGAGGCAGAACCGGCAAGGAATGCAGAATTGAATCTTGAAAATATCGCCCTGGCCAAGGTGGAGGAACGGGCCATCTTATCCACCCTGGCTGCAGCCGGGGGAAATAAGAGCGAAGCTGCCCGAAGACTTGGGATTACCCGGAAAACATTGCTTAAAAAACTTAAGCTGTACGGGGATGATGCGGATTAA
- a CDS encoding ATP-binding protein, producing MNRFKLNITPKMPGLVPPLVMVGVLVVLLPVFILMTLDRVKKQDEFIRERFLITGTSLIRTFEAGTRIGLGSMQWGIERLQSMLEETAGQPDVAYIMITDAMGKIVAHSDAAMVGKIYDGWPDLASLPMDPHRISSRSLNTQDGPVLELAKRFVPFNPRLRGRGWAAGHGPDPSYGYGYGNMPPGPPGPLGPESSARPAFGAFGQTDHYIFAGMSMAGVQAAQAQGFKNIVIRGLLFFVFCCSGIIALFALQAYWAAQSSLEQVMAFSDNVVQNMPSGLITLDTNFNVTSANRAAEKILGEIPEKAYPQMAAMAAKITGSGGVASGEVALNPKEQGELRLDMTVSAIPADEDQIQGFVLLFRDLTQIRDLKKQVETNRRLAAIGKLAAGVAHEIRNPLSSIKGFATYFSRQYENEPEDVEIAKIMVQEVERMNRSITQLLEFAKPMAVEIKQTRIEPLIRHSLKLVSHDLEKKKIRVETDIRTRRETIHTDPERICQVLLNLYMNALNAMDSGGILEIGVADVQDDIEIRVADNGCGIPAKDLEKVFDPYFTTRAKGTGLGLSIVHRIVENLKGDIRVESRPSKGTVFYIILPVNGAVMAASDNKSIK from the coding sequence ATGAATAGATTTAAATTAAATATCACCCCAAAAATGCCGGGGTTAGTACCGCCTCTGGTGATGGTGGGTGTTCTGGTTGTGCTGTTGCCTGTGTTTATCCTGATGACCCTGGACCGGGTTAAAAAGCAGGATGAGTTTATCCGGGAGCGGTTTTTAATCACAGGCACCTCGTTAATCCGTACATTTGAGGCCGGCACCCGGATTGGTCTGGGGTCCATGCAGTGGGGTATCGAACGGCTTCAGTCCATGTTGGAGGAGACCGCAGGTCAGCCTGATGTTGCCTATATCATGATCACCGATGCCATGGGAAAGATCGTCGCCCATTCCGATGCCGCCATGGTGGGTAAAATTTATGACGGGTGGCCAGACCTTGCGTCGTTACCCATGGATCCCCATCGAATCTCCAGCCGCTCCCTGAATACCCAGGATGGGCCGGTTCTGGAATTGGCCAAGCGCTTTGTTCCATTTAATCCCAGGCTCAGAGGTCGAGGATGGGCAGCCGGCCACGGTCCCGATCCCAGCTATGGCTACGGCTACGGAAATATGCCGCCCGGGCCGCCTGGCCCGCTTGGTCCTGAAAGCTCGGCCAGGCCGGCTTTCGGCGCATTTGGGCAGACTGATCACTATATTTTTGCCGGAATGTCCATGGCCGGGGTGCAGGCGGCCCAGGCCCAGGGATTTAAGAATATCGTCATCAGAGGACTTTTGTTCTTTGTTTTCTGCTGTTCGGGCATTATTGCCCTGTTTGCCCTCCAGGCTTACTGGGCTGCCCAGTCATCCCTGGAACAGGTTATGGCGTTTTCCGACAATGTGGTTCAGAATATGCCCTCGGGCCTCATCACCCTGGATACGAATTTTAATGTGACGTCCGCCAACCGCGCTGCTGAAAAGATCCTGGGTGAAATTCCTGAAAAAGCCTATCCCCAGATGGCTGCCATGGCGGCTAAGATTACGGGGTCAGGAGGCGTTGCGTCCGGGGAAGTGGCGTTGAACCCAAAAGAGCAAGGCGAGCTCCGGCTGGATATGACGGTTTCGGCCATTCCGGCAGACGAAGATCAGATCCAGGGTTTTGTCCTTTTATTCAGGGATCTGACCCAGATCCGGGATTTGAAAAAACAGGTGGAAACCAATCGGCGTTTAGCGGCCATAGGAAAACTTGCCGCAGGTGTGGCGCATGAAATCAGAAATCCGTTAAGTTCCATCAAGGGCTTTGCCACCTATTTTTCCCGGCAGTATGAAAATGAACCCGAGGACGTGGAAATTGCAAAAATTATGGTCCAGGAAGTGGAACGTATGAATCGCTCCATCACCCAATTGCTGGAATTTGCCAAGCCCATGGCGGTGGAGATCAAGCAGACCCGGATTGAACCCCTTATCCGCCATTCCCTTAAACTGGTTTCCCATGACCTTGAGAAAAAAAAGATCCGGGTTGAAACAGATATCCGCACCAGAAGAGAAACCATTCATACGGATCCGGAACGGATCTGCCAGGTGCTGCTCAATTTGTACATGAATGCCTTAAATGCCATGGACAGCGGCGGAATCCTTGAAATAGGCGTGGCCGATGTACAAGATGATATTGAAATCCGGGTGGCGGACAACGGCTGCGGCATCCCGGCAAAAGATCTTGAAAAAGTATTTGACCCCTATTTTACCACCCGGGCCAAGGGAACCGGTCTCGGGTTATCCATTGTTCACAGGATTGTTGAAAATCTCAAAGGAGATATCCGGGTGGAAAGTCGGCCTTCAAAGGGCACCGTGTTTTATATCATCCTGCCTGTTAATGGGGCGGTCATGGCAGCGTCTGACAATAAATCAATAAAATAG
- a CDS encoding Spy/CpxP family protein refolding chaperone yields the protein MKKTLAALTILIVTCSFSAGAFATPPKQGKEKGLRQDRARACMNLTDEQQKQLRELHQKFTDDTYEMRTNIMNLDQQILMYMETSNPDPAKLKSMVMEKADLGKDLAVKRLEFALDAGKISPELKCMAMMGRGFGGPGTGMGYGPGRYHGFGRGAGFNDGSGPGFDDPQDKTPSENN from the coding sequence ATGAAAAAAACATTAGCCGCATTAACCATCCTGATTGTTACATGCAGCTTTTCCGCCGGTGCATTTGCAACGCCCCCAAAACAGGGTAAAGAAAAGGGATTAAGGCAGGACAGAGCCCGTGCGTGCATGAACCTGACCGATGAACAGCAAAAACAGCTTCGCGAGCTGCATCAAAAATTTACTGATGACACTTATGAAATGCGTACAAACATTATGAACCTGGATCAGCAGATCCTCATGTACATGGAAACATCCAACCCTGATCCGGCAAAACTGAAATCCATGGTCATGGAAAAAGCGGATTTAGGAAAAGACCTGGCAGTTAAACGTTTGGAATTTGCCCTGGATGCCGGAAAAATATCTCCGGAATTAAAATGCATGGCCATGATGGGCCGAGGATTTGGCGGCCCTGGTACTGGTATGGGATACGGCCCCGGCCGCTATCATGGATTTGGCAGAGGTGCCGGATTTAATGATGGTTCTGGCCCGGGATTTGACGATCCCCAAGATAAGACCCCCTCAGAAAACAACTAA
- a CDS encoding fumarylacetoacetate hydrolase family protein, protein MKIIRFITQQGKEVIGCDWDGKTASLVEQSADYGFSDTGERVAVVKILPPVEPSSIICIGLNYRRHAEETGQEIPKYPAIFMKYPGSLAGHKDPVVIPKCASDPPEVDYEAELGVIIKKAAKNVSEEDALDYVLGYTCTNDVSARRWQKHAGGFQWTRGKSYDTFCPCGPVMTTADEIPEPQSLAIKLRLNGEVMQDSNTSDMVFSIANMISYLSQSSTLLPGTLILTGTPEGVGFTRKPRVFLAPGDRMEVEIEGIGVLENPVEQE, encoded by the coding sequence ATGAAGATCATTCGTTTTATTACCCAACAGGGTAAGGAAGTCATTGGGTGCGATTGGGACGGAAAAACAGCCAGTCTGGTGGAACAGTCTGCGGACTATGGTTTCAGCGATACCGGTGAACGGGTGGCGGTCGTAAAAATTTTGCCCCCGGTGGAACCTTCGTCCATTATCTGCATCGGCCTTAATTACCGGCGTCATGCAGAAGAGACCGGCCAGGAAATCCCAAAATATCCAGCTATTTTTATGAAATATCCCGGGTCCCTTGCAGGGCACAAAGATCCGGTCGTGATCCCGAAATGTGCGTCAGATCCGCCCGAGGTGGATTACGAAGCCGAGCTTGGGGTAATCATTAAAAAGGCCGCTAAAAATGTGTCCGAGGAAGATGCCCTGGATTATGTGCTCGGCTATACCTGTACCAATGACGTCTCTGCCCGGCGGTGGCAGAAACATGCCGGTGGATTCCAGTGGACCCGGGGAAAAAGTTATGACACCTTTTGTCCCTGCGGGCCGGTCATGACCACTGCAGACGAAATTCCCGAGCCCCAGAGCCTTGCCATTAAGTTACGTCTGAACGGTGAAGTCATGCAGGACAGCAACACCAGCGACATGGTATTCAGCATCGCAAATATGATCTCCTACCTCTCCCAGTCTTCAACCCTTTTGCCCGGCACCCTGATCCTGACAGGAACACCCGAAGGGGTGGGCTTTACCCGTAAACCCCGCGTGTTTCTGGCGCCGGGAGATCGGATGGAGGTTGAAATTGAAGGCATTGGCGTGCTTGAAAATCCTGTGGAACAAGAATAA